The proteins below come from a single Athene noctua chromosome 6, bAthNoc1.hap1.1, whole genome shotgun sequence genomic window:
- the RTN1 gene encoding reticulon-1 isoform X2 — MQASADSTKMDCLWSNWKCQAIDLLYWRDIKQTGIVFGSLLLLLFSLTQFSVVSVVAYLALAGLSATISFRIYKSVLQAVQKTDEGHPFKAYLEMEMNLSQDQIQKYTDCLQLYVNSTVKELRRLFLVQDLVDSLKFAVLMWLLTYVGALFNGLTLLIMAVVSMFTLPVVYDKYQAQIDQYLGLVRTHINTVVAKIQAKIPGAKRKAE; from the exons ATGCAAGCCAGTGCGGATTCCACCAAGATGGACTGTCTTTGGAGCAACTGGAAATGTCAGG CTATCGACCTGTTGTACTGGCGTGACATTAAGCAGACAGGGATCGTGTTTGGCAGTCTcctgttgctgctcttctcccTGACCCAGTTCAGTGTTGTCAGTGTTGTGGCCTACCTGGCCCTCGCCGGCCTCTCGGCCACCATTAGCTTCAGAATCTACAAATCGGTCCTACAGGCTGTGCAGAAGACGGACGAGGGCCACCCCTTCAA AGCCTACTTGGAGATGGAAATGAATCTTTCACAGGACCAGATTCAGAAATACACAGACTGTCTCCAGCTATACGTCAACAGCACGGTCAAAGAGCTGAGGAGACTCTTTCTCGTTCAGGACCTCGTGGATTCTTTAAAA TTTGCAGTACTAATGTGGCTGCTGACTTATGTGGGAGCCCTCTTCAATGGCCTGACTCTTCTGATAATGG CTGTGGTGTCTATGTTTACTCTCCCCGTTGTATATGACAAGTACCAG GCACAGATTGATCAATACTTGGGACTTGTGCGGACCCACATAAACACTGTTGTGGCAAA gATTCAAGCTAAAATCCCAGGTGCTAAGAGAAAGGCAGAGTAA
- the RTN1 gene encoding reticulon-1 isoform X3 has protein sequence MQASADSTKMDCLWSNWKSIDLLYWRDIKQTGIVFGSLLLLLFSLTQFSVVSVVAYLALAGLSATISFRIYKSVLQAVQKTDEGHPFKAYLEMEMNLSQDQIQKYTDCLQLYVNSTVKELRRLFLVQDLVDSLKFAVLMWLLTYVGALFNGLTLLIMAVVSMFTLPVVYDKYQAQIDQYLGLVRTHINTVVAKIQAKIPGAKRKAE, from the exons ATGCAAGCCAGTGCGGATTCCACCAAGATGGACTGTCTTTGGAGCAACTGGAAAT CTATCGACCTGTTGTACTGGCGTGACATTAAGCAGACAGGGATCGTGTTTGGCAGTCTcctgttgctgctcttctcccTGACCCAGTTCAGTGTTGTCAGTGTTGTGGCCTACCTGGCCCTCGCCGGCCTCTCGGCCACCATTAGCTTCAGAATCTACAAATCGGTCCTACAGGCTGTGCAGAAGACGGACGAGGGCCACCCCTTCAA AGCCTACTTGGAGATGGAAATGAATCTTTCACAGGACCAGATTCAGAAATACACAGACTGTCTCCAGCTATACGTCAACAGCACGGTCAAAGAGCTGAGGAGACTCTTTCTCGTTCAGGACCTCGTGGATTCTTTAAAA TTTGCAGTACTAATGTGGCTGCTGACTTATGTGGGAGCCCTCTTCAATGGCCTGACTCTTCTGATAATGG CTGTGGTGTCTATGTTTACTCTCCCCGTTGTATATGACAAGTACCAG GCACAGATTGATCAATACTTGGGACTTGTGCGGACCCACATAAACACTGTTGTGGCAAA gATTCAAGCTAAAATCCCAGGTGCTAAGAGAAAGGCAGAGTAA